From a region of the Chitinophaga caseinilytica genome:
- a CDS encoding tagaturonate reductase, producing the protein MQFGTGVLLRGLVDYLVDNANKQGVFNGRIAIVKSTDGGDAAAFHAQDGLFTTHIKGVSQGKPVDQYLINASVSRVLQSNADWEAVLEAACQPSMEIIVSNTTEVGIQYVEENVGAGVPASFPGKLLAILFERHRRKLPGFVIIPTELVVDNGELLHSIVLKLATFNQMPEQFIQWISQGNRFCSSLVDRIVPGRPKNLADCWKEAGYEDELWIDSEPFLLWAIEGDAGVAQKLAFHQTDDRMLIAPSITPYREQKLRILNGSHTAAVTLGYLSGLNTVYECMQDPHMRRFFETVVKAEILPTLENLGPQVATFAADVLDRFDNPSIEHKLISITFQQSSKMNARNVQTMLRYRESKGLLPEMMLLGFACTLLFLKPAREHEGKFQGQRGDQFYDITDENAAIFAAYWKSVAKTGYPEISAMVRDICGDDRLWQTDLNQLPGFADTVTDHLIGMMQNGVKEYIIHHSKVL; encoded by the coding sequence TTGCAGTTCGGGACCGGCGTGCTGTTGCGCGGGCTGGTCGACTACCTCGTGGATAACGCCAACAAGCAGGGCGTGTTCAACGGGCGCATCGCCATCGTGAAAAGCACCGACGGCGGGGATGCAGCAGCGTTCCACGCGCAGGACGGGCTGTTTACCACCCACATCAAAGGCGTATCGCAGGGCAAGCCCGTCGATCAATACCTCATCAACGCTTCTGTTAGCCGTGTATTGCAATCGAATGCAGATTGGGAGGCGGTGTTGGAAGCGGCGTGTCAGCCTTCCATGGAGATCATCGTTTCGAATACGACGGAAGTGGGGATACAATATGTGGAGGAGAACGTAGGCGCCGGGGTGCCCGCGTCTTTCCCCGGCAAACTGCTCGCCATCCTGTTCGAACGCCACCGCAGGAAGCTCCCGGGCTTCGTCATCATCCCTACCGAATTGGTGGTGGATAACGGGGAACTGCTCCATTCGATCGTCCTCAAACTGGCGACATTCAACCAAATGCCGGAACAATTCATCCAATGGATCAGCCAGGGCAACCGCTTTTGCAGTTCGCTGGTAGACCGTATCGTGCCCGGCCGCCCGAAAAACCTGGCCGATTGCTGGAAAGAAGCAGGTTATGAAGATGAGCTCTGGATCGATTCGGAGCCCTTCCTCCTCTGGGCCATCGAAGGAGATGCGGGCGTGGCGCAGAAACTGGCGTTTCACCAGACAGACGACCGCATGCTCATCGCCCCCAGCATCACCCCATACCGCGAACAAAAACTCCGCATCCTCAACGGCAGTCACACCGCCGCGGTGACGCTCGGTTACCTTTCCGGGCTGAACACCGTCTACGAGTGCATGCAAGACCCTCATATGCGCCGGTTCTTCGAAACCGTGGTGAAGGCCGAAATCCTCCCCACGCTCGAAAACCTCGGTCCACAGGTGGCCACGTTCGCCGCCGACGTGCTCGACCGGTTCGACAACCCTTCCATCGAGCACAAACTTATTTCCATCACCTTCCAGCAAAGCAGCAAAATGAACGCGCGGAACGTGCAGACCATGCTCCGCTACCGCGAAAGCAAAGGGCTGCTGCCGGAAATGATGCTGCTCGGGTTCGCGTGCACCCTGCTTTTCCTGAAGCCCGCGCGCGAGCACGAGGGTAAATTCCAGGGCCAGCGCGGCGATCAGTTCTATGATATCACAGATGAGAACGCCGCAATTTTCGCCGCTTACTGGAAATCGGTTGCGAAAACGGGTTATCCCGAAATATCCGCCATGGTGCGCGATATTTGCGGGGACGACCGCCTCTGGCAAACCGATCTCAATCAACTGCCCGGCTTCGCCGATACCGTTACCGACCATTTGATCGGCATGATGCAGAACGGTGTAAAGGAATATATCATCCACCATTCCAAGGTTTTATAA
- a CDS encoding Fmu (Sun) domain-containing protein, whose translation MTRWENYLRSAAAVLEEYDGSVPLHHFLKQFFKSRPQMGSRDRKTVQQLVYRYYRLGRWQMDMPVEDRLLLATFLCETAPDAMLESLRPEFAKHISAPLAEKLAIAQLDWDPAAVFPFPDHLSPSIEADAFTRSFFQQPRLFIRARPGKKKAIVKQLEQAGVVYATVGTDAIALPNGTKTEAILPEKSWYEIQDLSSQETGLRFHPKAKEYWWDCCAASGGKSILLHDHEPDIRLLVSDVRSSILDNLRKRFAEAGIRDYASRTLDLTDPGLGGHLPHTSFNGIILDAPCTGSGTWGRSPENLYFFEAAKIAEYAALQKKIAKNVSKFLAPGGTLVYITCSVFREENEDAAAFLERDCGLRIVESTVVEGFRRFADSMFVTVAQRSK comes from the coding sequence ATGACGCGATGGGAAAATTACCTCCGGTCGGCCGCAGCCGTGCTGGAAGAATACGATGGCAGCGTGCCGCTGCACCATTTTCTGAAGCAATTCTTCAAATCGAGGCCCCAAATGGGTAGCCGCGACCGTAAAACCGTCCAGCAGCTGGTTTACCGCTATTACCGGCTGGGCCGCTGGCAAATGGACATGCCGGTGGAAGACCGCCTCCTGCTGGCCACCTTCCTCTGCGAAACGGCCCCAGACGCCATGCTGGAATCCCTGCGCCCGGAATTCGCCAAACACATTTCGGCGCCATTGGCTGAAAAACTGGCCATCGCGCAGCTGGACTGGGACCCCGCCGCCGTATTCCCTTTCCCCGATCACCTGTCGCCCTCCATCGAGGCAGATGCGTTCACCCGATCCTTCTTCCAGCAACCCCGCCTCTTCATCCGCGCACGCCCCGGTAAAAAGAAAGCGATCGTCAAACAGTTGGAACAGGCCGGCGTCGTATACGCGACCGTCGGAACAGACGCCATCGCCCTTCCCAACGGCACCAAAACCGAAGCCATCCTGCCGGAGAAAAGCTGGTACGAGATACAGGACCTTTCTTCCCAGGAAACCGGGCTGCGGTTCCATCCCAAAGCGAAGGAATATTGGTGGGACTGCTGTGCCGCCAGCGGGGGCAAATCCATCCTCCTGCACGATCACGAGCCGGATATCCGCCTGCTGGTGAGCGACGTCCGTTCATCTATCCTCGATAACCTCCGCAAACGCTTTGCTGAAGCGGGAATACGGGATTATGCGTCGCGCACGCTCGATCTTACCGATCCCGGGCTCGGCGGCCATTTGCCGCATACATCTTTCAACGGCATCATCCTCGATGCGCCGTGTACCGGATCCGGTACCTGGGGCCGGTCTCCGGAGAACCTGTATTTCTTCGAAGCGGCGAAAATCGCGGAGTATGCTGCGTTGCAAAAGAAGATCGCGAAGAACGTGTCGAAGTTCCTGGCGCCGGGGGGAACGCTTGTTTACATTACCTGTTCGGTGTTCCGGGAAGAGAACGAAGACGCGGCCGCTTTCCTGGAGCGGGATTGCGGGCTCCGGATCGTGGAAAGTACGGTGGTGGAAGGGTTCCGGCGGTTCGCGGATTCCATGTTCGTGACCGTGGCGCAGCGAAGCAAGTGA
- the mnmA gene encoding tRNA 2-thiouridine(34) synthase MnmA produces the protein MSKHGKVLVAMSGGIDSTVTALMLHEQGYEVVGITMKTWDYASAGTSKKETGCCNLDSFNDARAAAVHHGFPHFILDIRDEFGDFVINNFVDEYLAGRTPNPCVLCNTHIKWRALMKRADAMDCAFIATGHYGRIREENGRGVISKGVDETKDQSYVLWGLEQDVIKRTLLPLGGYRKTEIRQMAFDFGYPELAKKAESYEICFVPDNDYRGFLKRKVEGLEERVDGGNFVLADGTIVGKHKGYPFYTIGQRKGLDIALGRPIFVTEIIPETNTVVLGDEVELNRSEMNVGGINLVKYDQLSEGMEAVVKVRYKDKGTLANLYQGEDGLTKVHFYEQVKGIAPGQSAVFYEGDDVLGGGIIRR, from the coding sequence ATGAGCAAGCATGGAAAAGTGCTGGTAGCCATGAGCGGTGGGATCGACAGTACCGTGACCGCCCTTATGCTCCATGAGCAGGGATACGAAGTAGTGGGCATCACCATGAAAACCTGGGATTACGCTTCCGCCGGAACTTCCAAAAAGGAAACCGGCTGCTGTAACCTGGATTCTTTCAACGATGCCCGCGCCGCCGCCGTGCACCATGGCTTCCCGCACTTCATACTCGATATACGCGACGAATTCGGCGATTTCGTCATCAATAATTTCGTGGACGAATACCTCGCAGGCCGCACTCCCAACCCGTGCGTGCTTTGCAATACCCACATCAAATGGCGCGCCCTCATGAAACGGGCAGACGCCATGGACTGCGCCTTCATCGCCACCGGCCACTACGGCCGCATCCGCGAAGAAAACGGCCGCGGCGTCATCAGCAAGGGGGTAGACGAAACCAAAGACCAAAGCTACGTGCTCTGGGGCCTGGAGCAAGACGTGATCAAACGCACCCTCCTCCCCCTCGGCGGCTACCGCAAAACGGAAATCCGCCAGATGGCATTCGATTTCGGGTACCCTGAACTCGCCAAAAAAGCGGAAAGCTATGAAATCTGCTTCGTGCCCGACAACGATTACCGCGGGTTCCTCAAACGCAAGGTGGAAGGCCTCGAAGAACGGGTAGACGGCGGCAATTTCGTACTGGCAGACGGCACCATCGTCGGCAAGCACAAAGGCTATCCCTTCTACACCATCGGCCAGCGAAAAGGGCTCGACATCGCCCTGGGCCGCCCCATCTTCGTCACCGAAATCATCCCCGAAACCAATACCGTGGTGCTGGGCGACGAAGTGGAGCTGAACCGTTCGGAAATGAATGTCGGCGGCATCAACCTCGTGAAATACGACCAGCTTTCAGAAGGCATGGAAGCTGTCGTGAAAGTGCGGTATAAAGACAAGGGCACCCTCGCCAACCTTTATCAAGGCGAGGACGGCCTCACCAAAGTGCATTTCTACGAGCAGGTAAAAGGCATCGCGCCCGGACAAAGCGCCGTTTTCTATGAAGGGGACGATGTGCTGGGCGGCGGTATCATCCGCAGATAA
- the odhB gene encoding 2-oxoglutarate dehydrogenase complex dihydrolipoyllysine-residue succinyltransferase: MIIEVKIPQVGESISEVTIAKWLKKNGEFVHQDDVLCEMESEKATLELTAEKSGVLKIVAEEGATINIGDVAATIDTDATEGVTPQPAAPAAAAPAPAPAPEAAAPAAPAAPASNKGTIDIKVPTVGESISEVTLIKWIKQTGDYVERDEVLCELESEKATFELNAEEAGVLKTIAKEGDTLLIGDVACQIDTSAARPAGKAPAPQAAPAAPKAAPAAQQAPVTSIPNDVKASPVAAAVLADKKVDPASIKGSGAHGKIMKDDVFAALQNPGVAIGQELFSRADRREKMSNLRKTVSRRLVEAKNTTAMLTTFNEVDMTNIMAIRSKYKETFKTAHGVNLGFMSFFTKAVCFALQEFPAVNAYIDGDEIIYHDYCDVSIAVSAPKGLVVPVIRNAESLGMADIEKKVVELATKARDSKLTMDEMTGGTFTITNGGVFGSLMSTPIINIPQSAILGMHKIQERPMAVNGQVVIRPMMYVALSYDHRIIDGRESVSFLVRVKDMLENPEQLLFGKDPSESTAESIITVIVYRKKGDRNGRPFYLDHFFRRKLTVGGLPVHSFSVSPENVYVAGSSVMTNDSGLVKYILHAGPSLNTAESAFPDLLITILVFPLSLLNCPVYFVMRLSGIELRRG, from the coding sequence ATGATTATCGAAGTTAAAATACCTCAGGTAGGAGAATCGATCAGCGAAGTTACCATCGCTAAATGGCTGAAGAAGAACGGCGAATTCGTGCACCAGGACGACGTGCTCTGCGAGATGGAGTCCGAAAAAGCCACACTGGAACTGACCGCCGAAAAATCCGGCGTGTTGAAGATCGTGGCCGAAGAAGGTGCCACCATCAACATCGGTGACGTAGCCGCCACCATCGACACAGACGCAACGGAAGGCGTAACGCCGCAACCTGCTGCTCCGGCAGCAGCAGCACCCGCCCCGGCACCGGCGCCCGAAGCCGCCGCACCGGCCGCACCCGCCGCGCCCGCGTCCAACAAAGGCACGATCGATATCAAGGTCCCTACCGTTGGGGAGTCCATCAGTGAAGTAACCCTCATCAAATGGATCAAACAAACCGGCGATTATGTGGAAAGGGATGAAGTGCTCTGCGAGCTGGAATCCGAGAAAGCCACCTTCGAGCTGAATGCCGAAGAAGCCGGTGTCCTCAAAACCATCGCGAAAGAAGGCGATACGCTGCTCATCGGCGACGTAGCCTGCCAGATCGATACATCCGCCGCACGCCCGGCCGGCAAGGCCCCCGCGCCCCAGGCCGCCCCTGCAGCACCGAAAGCCGCTCCCGCCGCGCAACAGGCCCCGGTCACTTCCATCCCCAACGATGTGAAAGCCAGTCCCGTTGCCGCCGCCGTGCTCGCCGACAAAAAAGTGGACCCCGCCAGCATCAAAGGCTCCGGCGCCCATGGCAAGATCATGAAAGACGACGTGTTCGCCGCCCTCCAGAACCCCGGCGTGGCCATCGGCCAGGAACTGTTCTCCCGCGCAGACCGTCGCGAGAAAATGAGCAACCTCCGCAAAACCGTTTCGCGCCGCCTCGTGGAAGCGAAAAACACCACGGCCATGCTCACCACGTTCAACGAGGTAGACATGACCAACATCATGGCGATCCGCTCCAAATACAAGGAAACCTTCAAAACCGCCCACGGTGTGAACCTCGGGTTCATGAGCTTCTTCACCAAAGCCGTTTGCTTCGCCCTGCAGGAATTCCCCGCAGTGAACGCTTACATCGACGGTGACGAGATCATTTACCACGACTATTGCGACGTTTCCATCGCCGTATCCGCCCCCAAAGGGCTCGTGGTACCGGTGATCCGCAACGCCGAAAGCCTCGGCATGGCAGACATCGAGAAGAAAGTGGTGGAACTCGCAACCAAAGCGCGCGACAGCAAACTTACCATGGACGAGATGACCGGCGGTACCTTCACCATCACCAACGGTGGTGTGTTCGGCTCCCTCATGAGCACGCCCATCATCAACATCCCGCAATCCGCCATCCTCGGCATGCACAAAATCCAGGAACGCCCCATGGCCGTTAACGGCCAGGTCGTGATCCGCCCCATGATGTACGTTGCCCTCAGCTACGACCACCGCATCATCGACGGCCGCGAATCCGTAAGTTTCCTCGTTCGTGTGAAAGACATGCTCGAAAATCCCGAACAGCTCCTGTTCGGCAAGGATCCCAGTGAAAGCACTGCTGAAAGTATAATTACCGTAATTGTATATCGAAAAAAGGGCGACCGCAATGGTCGCCCTTTTTATTTGGATCATTTCTTCCGGAGGAAATTGACCGTCGGAGGCCTGCCCGTCCACAGTTTCAGCGTATCCCCGGAGAATGTGTACGTCGCCGGATCTTCGGTGATGACGAACGATTCCGGTTTGGTGAAATACATTTTACATGCCGGCCCGTCATTGAATACGGCCGAAAGCGCATTCCCCGATCTGCTGATCACGATATTGGTTTTCCCGCTTTCGCTCCTGAACTGCCCGGTGTATTTCGTCATGAGGTTATCGGGTATCGAATTGAGGAGGGGATAG
- a CDS encoding serine hydrolase domain-containing protein has protein sequence MQFIKTLFCLLLPLGTFAQTARENQRRVENNLMPWVQFEGRAPMRFNIEERLKALEIIGVSIAVVRNYKVEWAKGYGYADKEENRPVTTETLFQAASISKSVNAVGQLKLVQQGKVKLDEDINVYLKTWHPDTSRGKITLAHLLSHTAGLSVHGFPGYEAGQPRPTVEQILQGKAPANTQKVTPLFAPGEKLEYSGGGTTVSQLILSTVTGEPYDQFMQREVLDPMGMTASTYSQPPAPDKAKQLSSGYYRDRKRVPGKYHIYPEQAAAGLWTNPLDLSKFIIETQLSKEGKSAKVLSQAMTQTRLTPYLNEEGGLGVFYTPGKQWFAHSGDNEGFSCTYYGSVEGGNGLVIMTNSDNSLIIDEIVRSIGEVYGWTDLMPHETLKPTAPSDSVKNACPGTYKMNDQQLKIQPSGDGLVITFEQSPACKVYFTSPNTFVITELPAMFVVEKDAVVLKFRGREFRHVRQKD, from the coding sequence ATGCAATTCATCAAAACCCTGTTTTGCCTCCTGCTTCCCCTGGGCACATTCGCGCAAACCGCCCGGGAAAACCAGCGCCGGGTAGAAAACAACCTCATGCCCTGGGTACAATTCGAAGGCCGGGCACCCATGCGATTCAACATCGAAGAAAGGTTGAAGGCCCTCGAAATCATCGGCGTAAGCATCGCCGTGGTCCGGAATTACAAAGTGGAATGGGCGAAAGGATATGGATATGCCGATAAGGAAGAAAATCGCCCCGTTACTACCGAAACCCTTTTCCAGGCCGCTTCCATCAGCAAATCCGTTAACGCCGTCGGCCAGCTGAAACTGGTGCAGCAGGGGAAAGTGAAGCTGGATGAAGATATCAACGTTTACCTGAAAACCTGGCATCCAGACACCAGCCGCGGAAAGATCACCCTGGCGCACCTCCTGAGCCACACCGCCGGCCTCAGCGTGCACGGTTTCCCGGGGTATGAAGCCGGCCAGCCACGGCCTACGGTTGAACAGATTTTACAGGGCAAGGCACCCGCCAACACGCAAAAAGTAACACCGCTGTTCGCACCGGGCGAGAAACTCGAGTATTCCGGCGGAGGCACCACCGTTTCCCAACTCATCCTCAGCACCGTTACCGGGGAACCGTACGACCAGTTCATGCAGCGCGAAGTACTGGACCCCATGGGCATGACGGCCAGCACTTACAGCCAGCCGCCCGCCCCGGATAAGGCGAAACAATTGTCCAGCGGATATTACCGCGACCGCAAACGTGTTCCCGGAAAATACCATATATATCCCGAACAGGCCGCCGCAGGCTTGTGGACCAACCCGCTCGACCTGTCCAAATTCATCATCGAAACACAACTCTCGAAAGAAGGAAAATCGGCCAAAGTGTTATCGCAGGCCATGACGCAAACGCGCCTGACGCCGTACCTCAATGAAGAAGGGGGCCTCGGTGTTTTTTATACGCCCGGCAAGCAGTGGTTCGCGCACTCCGGCGATAATGAAGGCTTTTCCTGCACTTACTATGGCAGCGTGGAAGGCGGGAACGGATTGGTGATCATGACCAATTCGGACAATTCGCTCATCATCGACGAAATCGTCCGCAGCATCGGGGAGGTGTATGGGTGGACGGACCTTATGCCGCATGAAACCCTCAAACCCACCGCGCCTTCAGACAGCGTAAAAAACGCCTGTCCAGGTACATATAAAATGAACGACCAGCAACTGAAGATCCAACCCTCCGGCGATGGGCTCGTCATAACATTCGAGCAAAGCCCGGCCTGCAAGGTCTACTTTACCTCGCCCAACACTTTTGTCATCACCGAACTGCCGGCCATGTTCGTGGTGGAGAAAGACGCGGTGGTCCTGAAGTTCAGGGGGCGCGAATTCCGGCACGTCCGCCAGAAAGATTGA
- a CDS encoding 2-oxoglutarate dehydrogenase E1 component encodes MKDFSFVTNSHPAYIESLYNAYREDPASVDPEWIKFFEGFDFAVSNANGKAGAAATGTTALGVSNEQLTKELGVYRLIQAYRKKGHLIAKTNPIRERKDRHANLDLAHFGLTDADLKTEFFAGQIVGLGKAPLEKIVQHVKEIYAGKVGIEFTYINDLKKIEWLQKEMETTLRKPLAADQKKRVLTKLNQGVMFEQFLHTKYIGQKRFSLEGGETTIPALDAMINTAAEYGVKEAVIGMAHRGRLNVLANILGKTYEQIFSEFEGTAVPDTTMGSGDVKYHLGFRASIQTPAGKEVNVQLTPNPSHLEVVDPVVVGFARSKADVIYNSDYDQILPILLHGDAAIAGQGVVYEVAQMSKLRGYYTGGTMHFVINNQIGFTTDFEDARSSDYCTSVASIVQAPVFHVNGDDVEATVKVAEIATRYRQEFNSDIYIDMVCYRKHGHNEGDDPKFTQPKLYEAIEKHPNPREIYSRELIANGDVDAAIAQEMEKAFWKDLQERLDNVKQHPLPYKYQAPEVWWQELRKSTSEDFVKSPDTAISKADLDKLFADIMAIPEGFKTLRKVDKLLKDKQKLFAEQGLLDWASGELLAYASILQSGKDVRLSGQDVKRGTFSHRHAVLRSEENDEEYSRLSRIGDNQGKFRIYNSLLSEFAVLGFEYGYSIATPNALTIWEAQFGDFMNGAQTLIDQFITSAETKWQKQSGLVMLLPHGYEGQGPEHSSARLERFLQQCAEYNIFITNCTTSASFFHALRRQLALPFRKPMINFSPKANLRHVRSYSPVTDFTQGGFKEVLDDPFITEPARVKKVLLCTGKMYFDLSEKQMKEDRKDVAVVRLEQLYPLPIAQLEAIQQKYKGATWFWVQEEPLNMGAAGFLQMNLKQFNYGVISRNPSAATATGYGKVHAQEQQEIIDTAFNI; translated from the coding sequence ATGAAGGACTTTTCGTTTGTCACCAACTCGCACCCGGCGTACATAGAATCGCTGTACAATGCGTACCGCGAGGATCCGGCCTCGGTAGACCCGGAATGGATCAAATTTTTTGAAGGATTCGACTTTGCGGTAAGCAACGCGAACGGGAAAGCGGGTGCGGCGGCAACCGGCACCACTGCGCTGGGAGTATCGAACGAACAGCTGACGAAGGAACTGGGCGTTTACCGCCTGATCCAGGCCTATCGCAAAAAAGGCCACCTCATCGCCAAAACCAATCCCATCCGCGAAAGAAAAGACCGGCACGCCAATCTTGACCTCGCGCACTTCGGCCTCACCGACGCCGACCTCAAAACGGAATTCTTCGCCGGCCAGATCGTTGGCCTCGGCAAGGCTCCTCTCGAGAAAATCGTTCAGCATGTAAAAGAAATCTATGCCGGCAAAGTAGGCATCGAGTTCACCTATATCAACGATCTGAAAAAGATCGAATGGCTGCAAAAGGAAATGGAGACTACGCTCCGCAAACCCCTCGCGGCCGACCAGAAGAAGCGCGTGCTCACCAAACTGAACCAGGGCGTGATGTTCGAGCAGTTCCTGCACACCAAGTACATCGGCCAGAAACGCTTCTCCCTCGAAGGCGGTGAAACCACCATCCCCGCGCTCGACGCCATGATCAACACCGCCGCAGAATACGGCGTGAAGGAAGCCGTGATCGGCATGGCCCACCGCGGCCGCCTCAACGTGCTCGCCAACATCCTCGGCAAAACGTACGAACAGATCTTCTCCGAATTCGAAGGCACCGCCGTCCCCGACACCACCATGGGCTCGGGCGACGTAAAATACCACCTCGGCTTCCGCGCCAGCATCCAGACGCCGGCAGGTAAGGAAGTGAATGTGCAGCTGACGCCCAACCCTTCTCACCTGGAAGTGGTAGACCCCGTGGTTGTCGGCTTCGCCCGCTCCAAAGCCGATGTCATCTATAACAGCGACTACGACCAGATACTCCCCATCCTCCTCCACGGAGACGCGGCCATCGCAGGGCAGGGCGTGGTATACGAAGTGGCGCAGATGAGCAAGCTCCGCGGATATTACACCGGCGGCACCATGCACTTCGTCATCAACAACCAGATCGGTTTCACCACCGATTTCGAAGACGCCCGCTCGTCCGACTACTGTACCAGCGTAGCCTCCATCGTGCAGGCGCCCGTTTTCCATGTGAATGGCGACGATGTGGAAGCCACCGTGAAAGTGGCCGAGATCGCCACGCGCTACCGCCAGGAATTCAATTCCGATATTTATATTGATATGGTGTGCTACCGCAAGCACGGGCACAACGAGGGAGACGATCCCAAGTTCACCCAGCCCAAGCTGTACGAAGCCATCGAAAAACATCCCAATCCCCGCGAAATCTATTCCCGCGAGCTCATCGCCAATGGCGACGTAGACGCGGCCATCGCGCAGGAAATGGAAAAAGCTTTCTGGAAAGACCTCCAGGAGCGGCTCGATAATGTAAAGCAACACCCGCTTCCCTATAAGTACCAGGCCCCTGAGGTTTGGTGGCAGGAACTGCGGAAATCCACGTCGGAAGATTTCGTCAAATCCCCCGACACCGCCATTTCCAAAGCCGACCTCGACAAACTCTTCGCAGATATCATGGCCATCCCCGAAGGGTTCAAAACGCTTCGCAAGGTGGATAAACTGCTCAAGGACAAACAGAAGCTGTTCGCCGAACAGGGGCTGCTGGACTGGGCTTCGGGCGAATTGCTGGCGTATGCGAGCATCCTGCAATCCGGTAAGGACGTGCGCCTCAGCGGGCAAGACGTGAAGCGCGGTACTTTCTCGCACCGCCACGCCGTGCTACGCAGCGAGGAAAACGACGAAGAATACAGCCGCCTGAGCCGCATCGGCGACAACCAGGGCAAATTCCGCATCTATAATTCCCTGCTGAGCGAGTTCGCCGTGCTGGGCTTCGAATACGGATATTCCATCGCCACGCCTAATGCACTGACCATTTGGGAAGCACAGTTCGGCGATTTCATGAACGGTGCGCAAACGCTCATCGATCAGTTCATCACTTCCGCCGAAACCAAATGGCAGAAGCAGAGCGGGCTGGTGATGTTGCTGCCGCATGGTTACGAAGGGCAGGGCCCCGAGCACTCGAGCGCCCGCCTGGAACGTTTCCTGCAGCAATGTGCCGAATACAATATTTTCATTACCAACTGTACCACATCGGCCAGCTTCTTCCATGCTTTGCGCCGCCAGCTCGCGCTGCCGTTCCGCAAGCCGATGATCAACTTCTCGCCCAAAGCCAACCTGCGCCACGTACGGAGCTACAGCCCCGTTACCGATTTCACGCAGGGCGGGTTCAAGGAAGTGCTGGACGATCCGTTCATCACCGAACCGGCAAGGGTGAAGAAAGTGCTGCTTTGCACCGGCAAGATGTATTTCGACCTGAGCGAAAAGCAGATGAAGGAAGACCGGAAGGATGTGGCGGTAGTTCGCCTGGAGCAGCTGTATCCGCTGCCGATCGCGCAACTGGAGGCCATCCAGCAGAAGTACAAGGGCGCAACGTGGTTCTGGGTGCAGGAAGAGCCCCTGAACATGGGCGCCGCGGGATTCCTGCAGATGAACCTCAAACAGTTCAACTACGGCGTTATCTCCCGCAACCCCAGCGCCGCCACGGCAACGGGTTACGGCAAGGTCCACGCCCAGGAGCAACAGGAAATCATCGACACCGCATTCAACATTTAA
- a CDS encoding M14 family zinc carboxypeptidase, with product MIFNSLNRKWRPLALAALLAASFQTTQAQDLTTKYERSGARETVTYAECIDYWKMLVRRFPQLHIREIGSTDAGFPLHLVTLSPDRDFDYASLHRKNRRIILINNGIHPGEPDGIDATMMLARDICLGKKSSPPT from the coding sequence TTGATTTTCAACAGTCTAAACCGCAAATGGCGCCCCCTCGCCCTGGCAGCCCTTTTGGCCGCATCGTTCCAAACCACTCAGGCTCAAGACCTTACCACAAAATATGAACGCTCCGGCGCCCGGGAAACCGTCACCTACGCCGAATGCATCGATTACTGGAAGATGCTCGTCCGCCGCTTCCCACAGCTCCATATCCGCGAAATCGGGTCTACAGACGCCGGATTCCCCCTGCACCTGGTGACCCTGTCGCCCGACCGCGACTTCGATTATGCGAGCCTGCACCGCAAAAACCGGCGCATCATCCTCATCAACAACGGCATCCATCCCGGCGAGCCCGATGGCATAGACGCCACCATGATGCTCGCGCGCGACATCTGCCTGGGCAAAAAAAGCTCCCCGCCAACGTGA
- the rpsT gene encoding 30S ribosomal protein S20, protein MANHKATKKDVRQSRARNERNRYYGKTTRNAMRDLKKLTDKAAATENLPEVLSMIDKLAKRNVIHKNKAANLKSKLTLKVNALA, encoded by the coding sequence ATGGCAAACCATAAAGCAACGAAAAAAGACGTACGTCAGAGCAGAGCGCGTAATGAACGTAACCGTTACTACGGGAAAACTACCCGTAATGCCATGCGGGATCTGAAGAAGCTGACCGACAAGGCAGCCGCTACCGAGAACCTCCCGGAAGTGCTGTCAATGATTGACAAGCTGGCTAAACGTAACGTAATCCACAAGAACAAAGCAGCTAACCTGAAAAGCAAGCTTACCCTGAAGGTAAACGCGCTCGCTTAA